The following nucleotide sequence is from Deltaproteobacteria bacterium.
GGTGGCGGCGTGGGCAGACCGAGGTTGCCCCCCCGCAGGGGTTCCATGATCACCACGCCCAGGCCCTTGGAGGCCGCATATTCGAGGCCCTCCGTGCCGGCCTGGAATTCCTGGTCCAAGAAGTTGTACTGAATCTGGCAAAACGTCCAGGAATAGGCATCGACAATGCGTTTGAAGTCATCCAGCACGCCGTGGAACGAGAAACCGGCGTTGCCGATACGGCCGTCGGCCAGGGCTGTGTCCAAGAATTCGATGGCGCCATGGCTTACGAGATTGTCCCATGAGTTCCCGCGCAGTCCGTGGAGCAGGTAGTAGTCGATCCGCCCGGTTCCCAACTTCTCCAACTGGGCGTTCAGATAGCGGTCCATGTCTTCCCGGGAGGCGATCATCCAGGAAGGTAGTTTGGTGGCGACCTTGACGCGTTCACGGTATCCGTCCGCGAGCGCCCGCCCCAGAAAATTTTCGCTCTCGCCGGCATGGTAAGGCCAGGCTGTGTCCACGTAGTTGACGCCCTTGTCGATGGCACCGCGGACCTGCCTGATGGCCCTTGGTTCGTCGATGCCGCCCTTGTCTGTAACCGGAAGACGCATACAGCCAAATCCTAAAACTGAAAGTTCATCCCCGTTTTTCGGCATTTTTCGGTACAGCATATCAATCTCCTCTCCCTTCGGCTCGATTGAGCACGTTCCGTAATTTTCACTCTCCCTTAATAATAAACCTATCCCGTCATTGCAACTGTTGTGTTTGACCCCACAGCCGCTATGCCGGGGGCTATCCGGACCATTTGAAGAGGCCCATCTGCACCGACTTGAGTTGCAGAAAATATATCGCATTCAGGCCGAGCGGAACTTTTTCGAGCGCATCAATCAGGCTGTCCTGAAGCCGCTTGCGGGCTATCAGTGCCTCGAGTTTGTTCAAATCGTATACCATAAACCGTCGAATAAAAGCCGGGTTTCAAACA
It contains:
- a CDS encoding aldo/keto reductase, translated to MLYRKMPKNGDELSVLGFGCMRLPVTDKGGIDEPRAIRQVRGAIDKGVNYVDTAWPYHAGESENFLGRALADGYRERVKVATKLPSWMIASREDMDRYLNAQLEKLGTGRIDYYLLHGLRGNSWDNLVSHGAIEFLDTALADGRIGNAGFSFHGVLDDFKRIVDAYSWTFCQIQYNFLDQEFQAGTEGLEYAASKGLGVVIMEPLRGGNLGLPTPPP